Within Malus domestica chromosome 04, GDT2T_hap1, the genomic segment GTTGATTTGGCTGCTGATTACTACAACCAACCGAGAGACATGCACTTCATACAATTCAAGCTACGTAGTTAGTCTAATAGCAAGACTTCAATAGCTGATACTGAGATTCTAACATGCAACCGAGTGTAGATCATCATATTTGtatattttcattatgtttcacGTGACGAATACTAGTAAGATGAAATACACTCGGTTGAACTAGTGGCGACGCTATATGTAGACTAGATGTTGTCATGGCTGCCTCAATTTTCATGTGGCTCCATGTAATTATAATAGAAAATGGTCAACAAATGTGTTTTTGGCCCTCCCAGATTCTTTAGGTGACCTCGACCATTAGGTAAATCCGGGAATCTCTCCTTATATAATAGTTATTTACGAGTGTGAAGGATTTGTTCCTTTTAAGACCATTTTCAAAGGAGATATCACATCCTAAGTGGAATGTCATGTAATCAATTTTGAAGGTAGGAGCAAGCTCCAATCGATATATCAATCCTATGTGGATTGACATATGAGAAAAGGTAAtgtcaaatcatttttaattattttattgtgtggCTCTTATTAATGCACCAATTATAGatcttgaaaatttattttaattgatttcatTTTAAAATGAATCCTACAAATATCatacataacaaaaaaaaacatatcggTTGGAAAAAGAGAAAATCTGACATTGCCATGTCACCCATCAAATTTAACATTTAACATTTAtcttttgacatctcctttagaGATACTCCAATCGGATTATTTTTTTGTACATAAAAAGTTTAGGAGGGGAGGCTACCCCATTCTAGGGTTAGGGCATGCCACAACCCTCTTTGAAGACTTATAAATGGGGTTAGctccattttttgtttttacagaTCGCCCACCAAGAGTGATTACTGGCAGCGGGACTCAAACCTAAGCCTTAATTTAGCGAAGAGAACGAACCTTACCAACTCAACCAACCCTCATTGGCAATTAGATTTACATAAATACAtagacatacatacatacatacatatagatATACAGACatcaatatatatgatatatagatGAATCCTACTACATAGCCAAATAAGTCAAAAGTGAGTGAGATAGAGAGAGGCGTGGATTCTGAACTTTTTTGcatatgaaaacaaaaacatagtTGTTGGATGATCATCATATAAGCTATGGCTAGCTCCCCACTATATCCATTTGCACAGGACACAAAAGGAACGCGAGATGTTAGCCTTGCAACTTACCCCTAAacattaaataatttaaaaaaaaaagttaaaaaattccCACCCAACCAATCCATTCCTTTAGCTTTACTCCTACTCAAGAACCCTATATAAAATGTTCCCCCAAAAATAAAACACCTCTCTCACTAAGTCCTCATCATTCTGTTTGTACACATCATTTCATATAATcctcccttttctttcttctcccaCAATCAAAAAGCTTTCTGCAGTACTCTACTCTCTCCCAACCATGAGCTTCCCTCCTTCTGCATCAGGCGCGATGAAAGCAGTTCGAGGAAAGCTACATTTTCCTGTTATCATGGTTTGCGCTATCGCCTTTATCAGTCTCCTCTACGCCGAACGAACTAGCATCATTCTTTCCTCCAACccttttttcaaaattaaatcaTGTTCCAAACCCGAAGCCATTACGAAAAATAGTAAGTCTAAATAactattgatttttctttttcctgttgagattttttttccaacaaagaTTTCCTAATTGATTTTTGTGGTCACCAATCACTACCAAACAGAAAACAGAAATGCTACCGAGGATAAGTTAAGGGATTCCATATTAGATGATAGGTTTGCTTTCAACCCCGAGGAGTGCAGTGTTGAGAATGGAGAATGGGTGTTCAACCGTTCGATCAAGCCTCTTTACTCAGACAGAAGTTGCCCGTATCTTGATAGACAAGTTTCGTGTGTCAAGAATGGACGTCCGGATTCTGGCTATCGCTACTGGCAATGGCAGATTGAAGATTGTACATTGCCAAGGTTGACAACTTACAATGCATGTCAAAACACATCTATGCACGTTTGTGCAGACTAGAATTAATGTTGATATATTTATTGGGAGATATTATTTACTCCGAAAAAATCATCTTTCATCTTCCCGATTTCAAATTAAAGGGAGGTCGAGTGCATAATGACTATTTCGGAGTGGTGATAATATGCAAGTTTATGGATTTATATATACTTAATTACTGCATGAACTATTGTTTTTCTAACAGGTATTTGTTTCCAAGTTTATATGTAGATTTGATCCAGAAGTTACACTTAAGAAACTCAGAGGAAAGAGACTACTTTTTGTTGGGGATTCTTTGCAAAGAGGTCAATGGCAATCTTTAGTCTGTATGGTCGAATCCATCATACCCGAGAACCAAAAATCCATTCAACGAGGGCGGTCTCATACAGTCTTCAGAGCCAAGGTAACGTATAATTCTTAGTTTTTGATCGGTTGAACCAACGATTAAACAAAAGAGATGAAGCTAATCAAAAGTTTTCCTTCTTCAGGAGTATAATGCTACTATTGAATTCTACTGGGCGCCATTTCTGGTTGAGTCCAATTCTGATGAACATATAATAGGAAATCCAAGGGAAAGAATACTAAAAGTGGATTCAGTTGCCAAGCATGCGAAATACTGGACAGGAGTTGATATCCTTGCGTTCAACACTTACGTTTGGTGGATGAGCGGCTACACGATCAAATCATAGTAAGTTTCTCACAGAATATGCATAAATAGAGTCGGTTACTAACTTCTAACAAATAATAGAAAAGGAGTGACATTAAAGCAATGAAGTGCACTAAACAGTGCTTTATATACGGCTTATTGTCTATTTAGTTAACCTCTTCTATTATGATTAAAAGTCATGACCCATTCTATTTGTGCATATTTTTCAAGAAAATTAACTATGCCAATGGATTATTGTCATTTTCTTTTCGGTTTAAGATTGATCAATTGAGCAACAATGTGTATCTGAACACAGCTGGGGATCGTTTCCAAATGGTGAAGAAGGGTATGAAGAATTGGATGCACCGGTTGCCTACAGAATGGCATTGAAGACATGGGCAAACTGGGTCGACTTAAATATCAATCCGAACAAGACTCGTGTTTTTTTCACTACTATGTCCCCTACACACATGAGgtatctctctctcacacaacTTGTTATGATTAAGCACAAGATAAAAATTGAGTGTTTTTTACTAATTACTTGAGTAACAAGTTAAATCTCTAATTCTACAGAAGTGCAGACTGGGAAAATCCAGATGGGATGAAATGCTTCAACGAAACAAAGCCGTACATGAAAAAGGGATTCTGGGGAACAGGTTCGGACAAGAGGGTCATGCGCGTGGTGTCCGAAGTAATCCGCAAAATGAAAGTTCCGGTTTCAGTACTTAATGTAACGCAGATGTCAAATCACAGAGTTGATGCTCACACAAAAGTTTACACCGAAACCGGAGGCAACCTACTAACTGATGAACAAAAGGCTGATGTGCTGCACAATTCAGATTGTATACATTGGTGCCTTCCTGGAGTTCCAGACGCATGGAATCAAATTTTTATGGCACATTTGTAGCGCTACGAACCACATGTAAATCTGCAGCGCTATCAAACAACAAGAGGCAGAACAATCGAAAGTAACACGTTTCTACTTTCTGATCAAGTTCttgtctcattttttttttttcagttgtaATGAATTGAATTTGTACAGCAAAAGCTGCTGAAGCAacttcttagtttcttcaatgttcttgtgTTTTGGTAACATAATGCTGCAATGTAGCAAATTCTAATTTATCCAATAAACTAGGTCATGGTGATTGGTCTGGAGGACTTACCAGTTACCCCCCTTGACAGGACGGGGGATGTTTACTGTTGTAAGTTGTAACAGGAGCAGGTAAATTTTTGGCTGATGTACCATGGTAAATTGCCCTGCAAGTCATGTTTCTCAACATTAAACAGAGGTAAACTAAACAATCCAACCGTCCAAATTCGTACCATCCACCATCCTAATACAATCGCCTCCTCGCGTGCTGACACATGACGAAGTGCTCCGAAAGTACGCGCTGTATACAATTGTTACACCTTCGACTATTTGGCTTCAAATTGAATGTTTCTGGTATTGTATCTTGTAACATCTTGTCCAAAAAGTTAATGCATATTCTATGATATTCTGATCTcactatttattttttgacaaatgatGGATAATCtacactaaattcatcaaaCTACAGAGAGCAGGAAGAGTCTGAAACACATTAGATTAAAGTGGAATGCTCTACCGGTAAGGCAATCCACCACTTGCCGAGCTCAAGCTTTATTCGACAAAAAGGGTACGGTGACTGTTAACTTGGCATACCAACAAAAGTTTGTGGTGTTATAAATAGTCAAAAGTTAGAGAAATAACCTTTGCTAAGAACAAGGACGAAACCACCACAAAAGTATTGCAAGTATTAGAAAATGAGGAATACTGAAAGTATTAtacttcttcttttctctttctgaTGTTTTGTCACACTTTGAACAACcgaagtgctctatttatagagccacCTCAACGAAAACTTACAAAATTTACTATTAGTATGTGAAactttactatacacatgtgggcaaacataccaactgtttacaacactcccccttggatgtcCACATATTAACATcagtgcctcgttaaaaccttactTGGAAAAAACTAGtgggaaaaaaaaaccatagcgaaggaaaaagagtacaactttacctggattgttgataTGGTGTTAAGCATGCTTACGTTGCCTCGTTAAAAACATTGATAggaaaaacctagtgggaaaaaatcataatcgaaggaaaaagagtacaacatgcatgtatcatggatgctccccatgaattgtatctccccctgattccgcattcttcaaatttgtaagccgatgtaatccgattccctgcaccaacttctgaaatgtgcactttggtagagatttggtgaacaagtctgctaaattttcattggaacagatttatctgacttcaataactttacccTTCTGAAGCTTATGTGCACTGAAAAATCTTAGAGATAtatgtttagtcttatcacccttgataaatccttccttcatttgggcgacacaggctgcattatcttcatggatgacagttggagtgtctgtctttgaaggtagaccacatgaattccggatgtgatggatcattgatcttaaccaagaacattcacgacttgcttcatgtaaagcaattatttccgagtgattggaagatgtagcaactagcgtttgcttcgttgatcgccatgaaattgcagtatctccattagtgaacacatatGTATTTTGTGAGGATcggagagaaaaccagcatctacgtatccaacaaggatctggtcatttgtgggcttgtctgagtagaagagacTCATAtatgttgtcccacgaaggtatcgtagaACATTTTTTactcccttccaatgacgaattaTTAGAGCAGAGCTgtacctggctaacaagttaactgaaaaagctatatctggtttagtacattgtgctaaatacaataaagcacctattgcgctcaaatatggtacttctggaccaaggaccagttcatcatcttcttttggacggaattgatctttcttaatgtccaaagaacgaacgaccattaGGGTGCTAAGTAGATAAGcattgtccatgccaaatcgcttcagtatcttttcaatgtaagctgattgatggaccaaaattccattagcacaatgctcgatctgcaggccgagacaatattttgtttttccaaggtctttcatttcaaattcgcttttcagatattcagcaattttattgagctcttcaggggttccaactaggttcatatcatcaacgtatactgccactataacaaatccagtatttgatttcttaatgaacacataagggcagatgacattgttggcatatccttctttaatcaaatactcactgagacgattataccacattcgcccaaattgtttcagcccatatagtgatcgccttaatttgattgagaacatacctcatggtttgttagttgcttcaggcaacttaagtccttctgggactttcatatatatgtcagtatctaattctccatatagatacacggtgatgacatccataagttgcatgtcaagtttttctgaaatcaccaaacttattaagtaacagaacgtaattgcgtccattacaggagagtatgtctcttcataatcaattccaggtctttataaaaaaccttgtgcaacgagtcttgctttatatcttgcaatcttgtttttctcgttgcgtttccttgtgaatacccatttgtaacccacgGGGTTTACAACAGGCGGagtttggactactggtccaaaaacatttcatctttccaaggaatttaattatgcctggattgcatctttctacttaggccaatcttgtctctgtttgcattcTTCAATAGAGCAGGGCTCAATGTCATCGCTTAATGTAATTTCAGTGGCTATTGTAAATGCAAATATGTCGTCAATGATTATTGCATTTTGATCCCataattcattagtacatgcataatttatggatatttctttgctttcatgtacttccGTCTCTTCAGTGACAGGTGTCTCAttaaggacattttctttttctagaaGTACAGAGTCATGAATTGAGGATttatcattcattttcttttcctgaatgatttcatttgggttcaactgtgccctcatctttctcttttgaggggctgaatcttttgaatttGGGgatctaccacgcttcaggcgtgcactaGATGAATCATTcactgccactttattttgtccaacagggacatcaattcttgcaggtgcatttgcagctggtatatgtgactttgtcactttcgaagcatcattaaatgcatctagcagttgattagcaataccttgaagatgaacgatccttttcacttcattttcacattgaatgcttagtggatcaaaatgagataaggtgggaacaaTCCATGTTAGCTCTTGCCGTTCTTCTGGAACagtcttttctccccctaatgacgggaagactgtctcatcaaaatgacaattcgcaaaacgagctgtaaatATATCACTCGTCAAgtgttccaaatatctaatgatagatggtgaatcaaaacccacataaattctcagtctgcgctgaggtcccattttagttcgtTGTGGCGGTGCAATAtgcacataaacagcacaaccaaaaactcgtaaatgtgaaatgtttggctgatgtccaaacacgagttgtattgatgaATATTGGTGGTTGGTTATGGGTCTCAATctaaccaatgatgcagcatgtaatatggcatgtccccatgcagaGACTAGTAATTTCgtttcatgagcagagtgcgggctattaattgaagccgGTTGATAAATacctctgctaaaccattttgagtatggacatgaggaacagagtgttcaacatcaatgcccagtgCCATACAGTAATCATCAAATGTTTGAGATGTATTCACTAGCAttatcaagtcggattgacTTAATGGGATGATTTGGGAATTGTGCTcacaacttaattatctgagtaAAAAGTcttgcaaaagctacatttcgagtagacaataggcaaacatgtgaccatcgggtagatgcatcaaccaaaaccataaaatatcgaaatggtccacaaggtggttgaataggtccacaaatatccccttgaattctttgtaaAAATGATAGGGATTCATCATCAACCtgtagttgtgatggtctaattaccaacttcccttgggaacaagccttgcaagggttatcatttgagacatcaatgtgtctgctcaataatggatgtccattagagtcgGCAATGATTCTACGCATCACAGTATATCTTGGATGACCTAGACGGTCATGCTAAAGcatgtaaacctttgaatcaatgaacttctagttcatgacagtatatgcctcaactgtctttatgtatTTATAATGcaatccactcgataaaccatgcaacttctccaatatacgcttctaGGTATCATTAgaggtaatgcataaatattgcacattttctacacttttcgtttcaatgtggtatccatttagacgTATGTCTTTAGAACTCAACAAATTTTGAATGGATCAAGTAGCATATAATGCATTCtttatggacaatattgttccatttagtaacataatctgggcttttcctgagccttcaattacatctgattgccctgatattgttgttacctttacttttgcaagtaccaaattcgagaaatactttcgatctcAAAGTATTGAATGAGTGGTTGCGCTGTCTGCAAAACAAAAGTCTCCGCCATTActcttgttttgagaataaccataatttttatccatgttctctgagtaaagaaaaagcagtttattcatactggaatactacttttattgaattgaaaatgcgagcattaaaccacaagtacaaataacaagagtacattaaacataaataattcaatcGGACCCATAAAC encodes:
- the LOC103426030 gene encoding protein trichome birefringence-like 3, which codes for MSFPPSASGAMKAVRGKLHFPVIMVCAIAFISLLYAERTSIILSSNPFFKIKSCSKPEAITKNKNRNATEDKLRDSILDDRFAFNPEECSVENGEWVFNRSIKPLYSDRSCPYLDRQVSCVKNGRPDSGYRYWQWQIEDCTLPRFDPEVTLKKLRGKRLLFVGDSLQRGQWQSLVCMVESIIPENQKSIQRGRSHTVFRAKEYNATIEFYWAPFLVESNSDEHIIGNPRERILKVDSVAKHAKYWTGVDILAFNTYVWWMSGYTIKSYWGSFPNGEEGYEELDAPVAYRMALKTWANWVDLNINPNKTRVFFTTMSPTHMRSADWENPDGMKCFNETKPYMKKGFWGTGSDKRVMRVVSEVIRKMKVPVSVLNVTQMSNHRVDAHTKVYTETGGNLLTDEQKADVLHNSDCIHWCLPGVPDAWNQIFMAHL